In one Ictalurus furcatus strain D&B chromosome 10, Billie_1.0, whole genome shotgun sequence genomic region, the following are encoded:
- the pth1b gene encoding parathyroid hormone 1b: protein MVTDTWGFVGNCNSKSQFSNKIFPVHTMDKAILIILFWSLCSLVHLEGLPISKRSISEVQLMHNVGEHKQTVERQDWLQVKLKTVIIPSINDSQKGQKGKTRNLSSVFQAWNSPVQISI from the exons ATGGTGACTGACACATGGGGCTTCGTTGGAAATTGCAACAGCAAATCACAGTTTT CCAATAAAATATTTCCAGTACATACAATGGATAAagctattttaattattttgttctgGAGTCTTTGCAGTCTAGTACATTTGGAAGGACTACCAATCAG TAAGAGGTCCATCAGTGAAGTCCAGCTGATGCACAATGTTGGAGAACACAAGCAAACAGTGGAAAGACAGGACTGGCTTCAAGTAAAGCTGAAGACTGTAATCATACCCAGTATCAATGACTCACAGAAAGGACAAAAGGGGAAAACCAGGAATCTTTCTTCAGTTTTCCAAGCCTGGAACAGTCCAGTGCAGATATCAATTTAA